One stretch of Meriones unguiculatus strain TT.TT164.6M chromosome 7, Bangor_MerUng_6.1, whole genome shotgun sequence DNA includes these proteins:
- the Fmnl1 gene encoding formin-like protein 1 isoform X2 has protein sequence MGNAAGSAEQPAGPTASPPKQPAVPKQPMPAAGELEERFTRVLNCMNLPPDKVQLLSQYDNEKKWELICDQERFQVKNPPAAYIQKLKSYLDTGGVSRKVAADWMPNLGFKRRVQESTQVLRELETSLRTNHIGWVQEFLNEENRGLDVLLEYLAFAQCSVAYDMESTESVASSTEKSTKPLEQSMEDLSKAPPSSVPKSRLTIKCPPSPRLTPAHSRKTLRNSRIVSRKDDVHVCIMCLRAIMNYQSGFSLVMNHPACVNEIALSLNNKNPRTKALVLELLAAVCLVRGGHDIILAAFDNFKEVCGEQHRFEKLMEYFRNEDGNIDFMVACMQFINIVVHSVENMNFRVFLQYEFTHLGLDLYLERLRLTESDKLQVQIQAYLDNVFDVGTLLEDTETKNAVLEHMEELQEQVTLLTDRLRDAENDSMAKIAELEKQLSQARKELETLRERYSESTPMGTSRRAPEPEKVPAPTMGRRPSALELKVEELEEKGLIRILRGPGDAVSIEILPGAAATPSSDDAPVPTVPTDSSSPAESVPGTASPPPPPPPPPPPPPPLPNLQSEQEALPSAPPPAPPLPGCAEPPPAPPLPGDGPPPPPPPPLGTDGPVPPPPPPPPPGGPPDILGTQGPEIGPGVKTKKPIQTKFRMPLLNWVALKPSQITGTVFTQLNDEKVLQELDMSDFEEQFKTKSQGPSLDLSALKGKAAHKAPSKATLIEANRAKNLAITLRKGNLGADRICQAIETYDLQTLSLDFLELLTRFLPTEYERSLIAQFEKGQRPMEELSEEDRFMLHFSRIPRLPERMNTLTFLGNFPDTAQLLMPQLNAIIAASMSIKSSDKLRQILEIVLAFGNYMNSSKRGAAYGFRLQSLDALLEMKSTDRKQTLLHYLVKVIAEKYPQLTGFHSDLHFLDKAGSVSLDSVLGDVRSLQRGLELTQREFVRQDDCLVLKEFLKTNSPIMDKLLADSKTAQEAYESVVEYFGENPKTTSPSMFFSLFSRFTKAYKKAEQEVEQWKKEAAADTSGREEPAAPKSPPKARRQQMDLISELKRKQQKEPLIYESDRDGAIEDIITVLKTVPFTARTGKRTSRLLCEASLGEEMTL, from the exons aactGTATGAACTTGCCTCCAGACAAGGTCCAGCTGCTGAGCCAGTATGACAATGAGAAGAAGTGGGAGCTCATCTGTGACCAG GAGCGGTTTCAAGTCAAGAATCCCCCTGCAGCCTACATCCAGAAGCTGAAGAGCTACCTGGATACTGGCGGAGTCAGCCGAAAGGTAGCAGCCGATTGGATGCCCAATCTGGGG TTTAAGAGGCGAGTTCAGGAGTCTACACAGGTGCTGCGGGAGCTGGAGACGTCCCTGAGGACAAACCACATTGG GTGGGTGCAGGAGTTCCTCAATGAAGAGAACCGAGGCCTGGATGTCCTGCTCGAGTACCTGGCCTTCGCCCAGTGCTCTGTTGC GTATGACATGGAAAGTACAGAGAGTGTGGCCTCTAGTACAGAGAAGAGCACCAAGCCCCTGGAACAGTCCATGGAAGACCTCAGCAAGGCGCCACCCTCATCTGTGCCCAAAAGTCGCCTGACCATCAA GTGCCCCCCTTCTCCCCG GCTGACCCCCGCCCACAGTAGGAAGACCCTGAGGAATTCCCGAATCGTCAGCCGGAAGGACGATGTCCATGTGTGCATCATGTGCCTGAGAGCCATCATGAACTACCAG tCTGGCTTCAGCCTCGTTATGAACCACCCGGCCTGTGTCAACGAGATTGCTCTGAGCCTTAACAACAAGAACCCCAG aACCAAGGCTCTGGTGCTGGAGCTGCTGGCCGCCGTGTGCCTCGTGCGGGGCGGACACGACATCATTCTTGCAGCCTTTGATAACTTCAAGGAG GTGTGCGGGGAGCAGCACAGATTTGAAAAGCTGATGGAATACTTCCGGAATGAAGATGGCAACATTGACTTCATG GTGGCTTGCATGCAGTTCATCAACATTGTGGTACACTCGGTGGAAAACATGAACTTCCGGGTCTTTTTGCAATATGAATTCACTCACCTGGGTCTGGACCTGTACTTGGAG AGGCTGCGGCTCACGGAGAGTGACAAGCTGCAGGTGCAGATCCAAGCGTACCTGGACAACGTTTTTGATGTGGGAACACTGTTGGAGGACACTGAGACCAAGAACGCAGTGCTGGAGCACATGGAGGAGCTGCAGGAGCAGGTGACACTG CTGACGGATCGGCTTCGGGACGCGGAGAACGACTCCATGGCCAAGATCGCCgaactggagaagcagctgagccAGGCCCGCAAGGAGCTGGAGACCCTGAGG GAGCGCTACAGCGAGTCGACCCCCATGGGCACTTCTAGACGAGCCCCGGAGCCTGAGAAAGTGCCCGCCCCTACCATGGGGCGGCGACCCTCAGCCCTAGAGCTGAAAGTGGAGGAGCTTGAGGAAAAGGGGTTAATCCGTATCCTGCGGGGGCCGGGGGATGCCGTGTCCATCGAGATCCTCCCCGGCGCCGCGGCGACACCAAGCAGTGACGACGCGCCAGTTCCGACGGTGCCCACTGACTCCTCTAGCCCAG CAGAGTCAGTACCCGGAACAGCAtcaccaccgccgccgccgccgccgccgccgccgcccccacccccactaccCAACCTCCAGTCCGAGCAAGAAGCCCTTCCCTCGGCACCCCcgccggccccgcccctcccagGCTGCGCCGAGCCCCCACCTGCACCACCGTTGCCTGGAGACGggccgcccccacccccaccgccccCACTTGGTACTGATGGACCAGTGCCGCcgccaccacctccaccacctccggGAGGGCCCCCTGATATCCTGGGAACTCAAGGTCCAGAGATAGGCCCag GGGTGAAAACCAAGAAACCCATCCAGACCAAGTTCCGGATGCCCTTGCTGAACTGGGTGGCACTGAAGCCCAGCCAGATCACAGGCACGGTCTTCACCCAGCTCAATGACGAGAAGGTCCTGCAG GAGCTAGACATGAGTGACTTTGAGGAGCAGTTCAAGACCAAATCTCAAGGCCCCAGCCTGGACCTCAGCGCTCTGAAGGGGAAGGCAGCCCACAAAGCCCCTAGCAAGGCGACACTCATCGAGGCCAACCGGGCCAAGAATCTGGCCATCACCCTCCGCAAGGGCAACCTAGGGGCCGACAGAATCTGCCAGGCCATCGAGAC GTATGACCTGCAGACTCTCAGCCTGGACTTCTTGGAGCTGTTGACCCGCTTCCTGCCCACGGAGTACGAGCGCAGCCTCATAGCCCAGTTCGAGAAGGGACAGCGGCCCATGGAGGAGCTGTCGGAGGAAGACCGCTTCATGCTGCACTTCAGCCGCATCCCGAGACTGCCAGAGCGCATGAACACGCTCACCTTCCTGGGCAACTTTCCAGACACAGCCCAGCTGCTCATGCCG CAACTGAACGCCATCATTGCAGCCTCAATGTCCATCAAGTCCTCTGACAAGCTCCGTCAGATCCTGGAG ATTGTCCTGGCTTTTGGCAACTACATGAACAGTAGTAAGCGTGGGGCAGCCTATGGTTTCCGACTTCAGAGCCTGGATGCG TTGTTGGAGATGAAGTCGACCGACCGAAAACAGACTTTGCTGCACTACTTGGTAAAGGTCATCGCAGAGAAGTACCCGCAGCTCACTGGCTTTCACAGCGACCTGCACTTCTTGGACAAGGCAGGCTCAG TGTCCCTGGACAGTGTCCTGGGGGATGTGCGCTCCTTGCAGCGAGGTCTGGAGTTGACACAGCGAGAGTTTGTGCGGCAGGATGACTGCCTGGTGCTCAAGGAGTTCCTGAAGACCAACTCTCCCATCATGGACAAGCTGCTGGCAGACAGCAAGAcagctcag GAGGCCTACGAGTCTGTGGTGGAGTACTTTGGAGAAAATCCCAAGACCACGTCCCCCTCcatgtttttttccctcttcagcCGCTTCACCAAGGCCTACAAG AAAGCAGAACAAGAGGTGGAAcagtggaagaaggaagcagccGCAGACACCTCAGGCAGGGAAGAGCCTGCAGCGCCCAAG TCTCCACCCAAGGCCAGGCGACAACAGATGGACCTCATCTCTGAGCTGAAACGGAAGCAGCAGAAAGAGCCACTTATCTATGAGAGCGACCGAGACGGGGCCATTGAAGACATCATCACAG TGCTCAAGACAGTGCCCTTCACTGCCCGCACCGGCAAGCGGACATCCAGGCtcctctgtgaggccagcctgggagagGAGATGACCCTCTAG